The Sinomonas sp. P10A9 genome contains the following window.
CGGTGAGCCGCTTGATCACGCCGCGCTCGATGAGGGTCGAGGCGACGCGCAGCGCGAACGTCGTCTTCCCTGCGCCCGGTGTCGCGACGGCCAGATAGTCGCGCCGGGCCCCCTCGAGGTACTTGTCGAGGGCCTCCTGCTGCCATGCGCGGAGTTTGGGGGCGGTGCCCCAGGCGGCGCGATCGGGAAATGCAGGGGGGAGGGTGGGAGAAGCCTGCGGGAGGGTGGGAGAAGCCTGCGGGAGGGTGGGAGAAGCCTGCGGGTGGGCGTGCGACCCCGGGGCGGGGCGGCCCGCGTCCGCAGACGGGTCACCGAAGAGCGTGTCGGTCACGCGCGATCCTCCGGCGTCGGGGACGTTGTCTCGGATGACGGCGCGGGCGCGGGCCCAGCCGATGACGCCGGCTTGGCGGCGGTGGTGCCCGCCCGCGCGCCGGCCACGGCGGCGAGAAGGGCGGAGACGGCGAGGGCGCCGGCAAGGAGGGAGAAGACACCCGGACCGGGGGTACGCTCTGGGGTCAGCAGCAGCGAGTACAGCGTTCCAGCTCCGGCGGTTCCAATCACTCCACCGAGCATATCGGCCATCTGGAGGGAGGCCGAATTCCGGCCGCGGTCGGCCGTGTCGCTCAGGTCGAGGACCAGGACGGAGGTCGTGGTGACTGTCAGCCCCATGCCCGCGCCTGCAATGACCCACGCCACAGCGACAAGCCACGGGGAGAGGGCACCCGATAGGGCGCCTGAGATCAGGGCAAGGCCCACGGCCAGAACGGTGGAGCCGAGCACGAGGAACGTCGGCTTCCTCAGCCAGCCCCGAGCCTGTGCGAAGGAGCCCGCGGTCCAGCCCAGGGCACCGCCGGTCAGGGCGAGCCCTGCGATCGACGGCTCGAGCCCGTACCGGTCGACGAGCATGAGCGGAATAAAGGCCTCGGCACCGAAGAAGGCCAGCGTCATGAAGCCGCGGGTGACCATGACGGCCGGCAGGCCGCGGGCGATGCGTGCCACACCGGGCGGCATGAGCCGGGGCGCGGTCATCGTCGCCGCGGCCGCCCCGGCAAGCACGACGGCGCCGAGCGCCACGGGCGGGAACGCCGCCCTGGCCTGCGGGTCGCCCCATGAGAGGGCAGCCCATTGGGCAGCGGCAACACCGACGGCGAGGATGACGCCGAGGAGGGAGCGGCGTCGGCCTTCTCCGGGGTCGATGGTGGTCGCCTCGGGCGCGCCGAGCCCGCGGACCCGCGGCCACGTGAGGACCACGGCGGTCACGACGATCGGTGCGACCCCGAAGAACACCCAGCGCCAGCTGGCGTGCTGGGCCAGGATGCCGGAGACGTACGGACCCACGAGGGACGGCACGACCCATGCCGCCGAGAACCAGCTGAACAGCACAGGCTGGAGGGCGGACGGCAACGTCTGTCCGATGATGACGTACAAGGGGACGATCATGAACCCAGTCCCCGCGCCGGAGACCATCCGCCCGAGCGTGAACGCGGCGAAGTCCCAGGCTCCCCCGGCCAACACGAGCCCCCCGGTCATGAGCACGAGCCCCATGAGGAGCGAGGGCCGGGGTCCTGCGCGGTCGCACCACGGGCCTGCCGCGGCTGTCGCGGCGAGGGACGCCGTCAGGAACAGCGAGAACGCGAGGCCGTAGCCGTGTTCTCCCCCCAGATCCGTGGCGACCACAGGCATCGCCGTCGTGACGGCCATTGCCTCGAACGCACTGCACGTGACGATAGCGAGCAGGCCGACGACGAGGCCGCGGTACTCCCTGGACAGCAGGCCCGGACGACCAGACACCCTCACCTAGGACTTGTCGTTGTCTTTGCCGGGGCGCAGGCCCTCGTAGATCTCCTTGCACGTGGGGCAGACGGGGAACTTCTTGGGATCGCGGCCAGGCGTCCACACCTTGCCGCAGAGCGCGATCACGGGCTCGCCGGTGAGGGCGGACTCCATGATCTTCTCCTTGCGCACGTAGTGGGAGAACCGCTCGCGGTCTCCGGGCTCAAGCTCTTCGCGGAGCTCCTCGCGCTCGATCGTCGCGGTGGAGCCGCCGCGGGACGGGTCCCGGGGGTCGTCGGCGAAGGGGTCTGGAGGCATCGTGGTCATGCATTCCATGCTAGACCCCACGGGTGCGGACCGGACTGCAGGCGGTCAGTGGTCCTGCCACCGCGGCTTGTTGTCGTAGACGTGGCGGTAGTACTCGGCGTGCTTGAGCGACGACGCTGCCGCCTCGTCGATGAGCACTGTGGTGTGGGGGTGGAACTGCAGCACCGAGCCGACGCACATCGCCGTGACGGGCCCCTCGACGAGGCCGTGGATCGCGTCGGCCTTCCCTGCGCCTGTCGCGACGAGGACCACATGCCGCGCCTCCATGATGGTGCCCACGCCCTGGGTGACGACGTGGTGGGGGACCTCGTCGATCGAGGAGAAGAAGCGCGCGTTGTCCCGGCGGGTCTGCTCGGTGAGCGTCTTGATGCGGGTGCGCGAGGCAAGGGAGGAGCCAGGCTCGTTGAAGCCGATGTGGCCGTCGGTGCCGATGCCGAGGATCTGGAGGTCCACTCCCCCGGCGGCAGCGATCGCCTCCTCGTACGCCGCGCACGCGCCCTCGAGGTCGGCGGCCGTGCCGTCCGGGGTGTGGACACTGGCCGGGCCGATGTTCACACGAGAGGCGAAATCACGACGGATCACGGATCCGTAGGCCTCAGGATGGTCGGCGGGCAGGCCCACATACTCGTCGAGCGCGAAGCCCGAGGCCTGCGAGAAGTCGAGGCCCTCCTCGACATGCAGGCGGGCGAGCTCGTCGTAGACCGGCAAGGGCGAAGAGCCCGTGGCGAGCCCCAGCACGGCGTCGGGCTTGCGCCGCAGCAGCGCCGCGAACACCCCTGCCGCGGCTCGGCCGACCTCGCGGGCGTCCTTGAGGATCACAACTTCCATGCGTGGGGTCTCCCATCGTGTTGCCCGGCGGCGCGCACGGCCTCAGCGCAGTCCACTCTAGATATCCTACGTCCCACAACCCACCCGAGGCCAGCTCTCGCACGACGGCGAGTGGTCGCCGTCGTGCATCAGCCCGCCTTCACGAGGCTCGCGTACAGTTCCGGCGCGCGCCGGTCCATGAGGTACCCGCCCAGCGCCACCCCGCCTGCGAGCAGCCCTGCTCCCAAGACGACACCAACCCCGAGAGCCGCCCATGCCAGGCCCACGTCTCCGGTGAGCGCTGCGCGGACCGCAAGGACGAGCTCGGGCACGCACAGGATGGCGAGGGCGATCATTCCGCCGAACTGCACGAGGAGCGTCTGGGCGCTCGTGCCGGCCGGCCTGCGGAACGGGCTCTCCCCCGGCTGGGGCACCGCCACGGTGTACCGGGCCGAGACAACGGAGGAGAGCCCAACCCCGCTGAGCAGGACTCCAAGGGAAAGCCCGAGGAACGCCGGGAACAGGCGCCAGTCCCCCGCGAGAAGGAACGGCAGCACGGCGATCACCGCGATCGCGGGCACGGCGAACAGCAGCAGCGCGGCGGCACGCCCGAGGCGGTCCGCACGCCCCTTGACGCCGGCGGCGACGTGCAGGGAGAAGGCCGTCGAATCATAGGAGACGTCGGCCGAGATGGACCAGGCGAGGACGAACGCCGCGAGCGGACCGGAGATGATGAACGGGCTCTCGAGGAGCGAGGCCCGGTGAGCCCGCCCCGCGAGCGAGGAGACGTACAGGATGACGGGCAGGAGCGGCACGACGATGAGGCCCACCGTGTACCGCGGGTCGCGGAACCAGTAGGTGAGGGCCCGTGCCGCGACGGCGCCCGCGGGCGTCGCGGGCATCCAGCCGAAGGCGCCGAGCCCGCGGCCCCCCGCGCCAGCCCGACCCGCTGTGCGGCCGCCGCCCGAGCGGCTCCCTGGGCTCTCGAGCGCCCGGGCGAGGGCCCAGGACCAGCCCCACG
Protein-coding sequences here:
- a CDS encoding MFS transporter — its product is MSGRPGLLSREYRGLVVGLLAIVTCSAFEAMAVTTAMPVVATDLGGEHGYGLAFSLFLTASLAATAAAGPWCDRAGPRPSLLMGLVLMTGGLVLAGGAWDFAAFTLGRMVSGAGTGFMIVPLYVIIGQTLPSALQPVLFSWFSAAWVVPSLVGPYVSGILAQHASWRWVFFGVAPIVVTAVVLTWPRVRGLGAPEATTIDPGEGRRRSLLGVILAVGVAAAQWAALSWGDPQARAAFPPVALGAVVLAGAAAATMTAPRLMPPGVARIARGLPAVMVTRGFMTLAFFGAEAFIPLMLVDRYGLEPSIAGLALTGGALGWTAGSFAQARGWLRKPTFLVLGSTVLAVGLALISGALSGALSPWLVAVAWVIAGAGMGLTVTTTSVLVLDLSDTADRGRNSASLQMADMLGGVIGTAGAGTLYSLLLTPERTPGPGVFSLLAGALAVSALLAAVAGARAGTTAAKPASSAGPAPAPSSETTSPTPEDRA
- a CDS encoding DUF3039 domain-containing protein — encoded protein: MECMTTMPPDPFADDPRDPSRGGSTATIEREELREELEPGDRERFSHYVRKEKIMESALTGEPVIALCGKVWTPGRDPKKFPVCPTCKEIYEGLRPGKDNDKS
- the nagB gene encoding glucosamine-6-phosphate deaminase, encoding MEVVILKDAREVGRAAAGVFAALLRRKPDAVLGLATGSSPLPVYDELARLHVEEGLDFSQASGFALDEYVGLPADHPEAYGSVIRRDFASRVNIGPASVHTPDGTAADLEGACAAYEEAIAAAGGVDLQILGIGTDGHIGFNEPGSSLASRTRIKTLTEQTRRDNARFFSSIDEVPHHVVTQGVGTIMEARHVVLVATGAGKADAIHGLVEGPVTAMCVGSVLQFHPHTTVLIDEAAASSLKHAEYYRHVYDNKPRWQDH
- a CDS encoding transporter codes for the protein MVAHLIRLKLLLVRNGLRRSPWQLVGIVIGALYGLWMLFLAVVGLIALSVVPTGLAETVLVLAGTVLVVAWALTPIVFSGIDLTLDPARFALFPIPMRQLLVGQAIAGLIGVPGICTALALGASTITWARGVFPFVVAALGALLALGLCVVLSRLIASLAAELATSRRFRDASRIVMIMPIMLLGPGISLLARGIQGGGAAAISGSAGILGWTPLGAPFSAPADAAEGRVLEALVKLIIAAAGLGLAAWGWSWALARALESPGSRSGGGRTAGRAGAGGRGLGAFGWMPATPAGAVAARALTYWFRDPRYTVGLIVVPLLPVILYVSSLAGRAHRASLLESPFIISGPLAAFVLAWSISADVSYDSTAFSLHVAAGVKGRADRLGRAAALLLFAVPAIAVIAVLPFLLAGDWRLFPAFLGLSLGVLLSGVGLSSVVSARYTVAVPQPGESPFRRPAGTSAQTLLVQFGGMIALAILCVPELVLAVRAALTGDVGLAWAALGVGVVLGAGLLAGGVALGGYLMDRRAPELYASLVKAG